The Rosa rugosa chromosome 3, drRosRugo1.1, whole genome shotgun sequence sequence ACGTAAATCTAAAAACTGTGGGCTAGCTACCCGCTATAGCTTTCATTCATATAGTGGAAACATTTAAAAATTTGATCAGAGATAAGAACAAAGTGGAAAAAGATAAAGATATTGAGATAAGACCAGGCCAAACTTATCATATATAAAAGATTAGTTTGTAAACAAAGTATACAGTGAAGGCCTGTGTTTGCTTGAAGCAATAGATTGGAGGAGGAAATGGGTTCACTAATGGCAGGATGGAAATCAAAGTCAGGTAATTGTTAATCTTAAATCTTTGCTTGCTTCCCCAGCTAGCATGTACATATTTGCTTAGTTATTACGAAACTAATTGGTTTTCAGATATATACAAGAGGAATCATTCACTCACAAAAGAGGAGATTGAAGCCTTCTGGAGATCAAATAAGAAACCATAcgagaaacaacatatcatcGATGGTGATACCATCATCTGTGaggtatacatatatatacttgtCTTACGTGTGCTTTGTTAGTACTTGTACGTGCATCTTTTAATTCGTAAGAACATCTCCAAGTTCTCCAACGGCTTTATTAAACCAACAACAGGGAAAGGCCGCTACCGATAGTAAGTCCggcaaaaaatttgaaaaatcaaGCTCTATGCCTCTGGCTAGAAGCAAACTTGAGCAGGATCAGAAATACTTCATGCACGGCGAGACTGAAACCATGGCCAGCACCACTGACAAACTCGTAGATAACAACGGCTGGTAACCTTCTTttattgattttctttttcattatatatattttttcaatttatttgATTACTCGTGCATAATCTGGCGATGATCCGGTCAATTAATTTGGTCAGGTGGACTAGGAGCAACTGGGCATTTCTGAATGAACCGCCTCCATCTGAAGGCGCTCCTAAAACTGGTTACGCATCACAGTTTCACGTAGCCAGCTCCTCCGATCCGGCAGGGTCGACGGAATTAGCTCTTAATTCATCAGTCCTTCTCCATATATAGCCTCATCCCCAAAACCGTGGGTTAGTTCGTATGATCAAGATAATGAACTGTATAAACGTACTATACGTAGtagtgatgaactgatgatcgacattgtatgtatatatagtaTGGTACGTAGTGAATACTAAATAGTAATGTATGTATAAGAAATAGTAGGTACGAGCTGTGTCTGATTTAGTGCTTCACCACGAACTTCTTTCTTGATTTCTAGGTTTTGTTGGGACTAATCATCAGCTACTCTGCATATGAGGGTTGTGTTAATTAAGTGCTCTGTCCTTTCTTCTTCATGCGCATATGTATATATCGTGGAGAATAATAAGGGGTATGGTGTTCTCACTAGTCACTACAATATATATAGTTCATGTTAATTTGGTAATATATATGAACTATTTAAGTTGTTGATGAGCACTCACGAccgatattttttttttttaatgaagaaTGGTTAAATATAACATCTCTTAAGACAGTTAAAATTTATAAGATCATGATATAATGTATTAGAAACTGAAAGAGGAACGAGAGTTTGTAACATTCTGTGTATGTCCAATATTTATAATTGCATTTATTAGGAAGTTTGTTTTTCTCTAAAAATGCTTGTAAGTAATGTGGTGAAAATGAGAAGAGAGATTCGAACGTATCTTGAATGAGCTTTTTAATTCTCCATGGTGAAGAAATTCTATTATCTATGTTGTTAATCAAGATTTTGGAATCACCTTTAACTTAGATAAATTTGCATCTATGAATTAGAGCTGCATGATAACCTGCTCTAGAGGCTAGAGTTTATGTAATAAGAAAATTAAATTGACCAATATGTTCTGAAGAAGCCAGAATCAGTTTATCGATTATATCCATCTCTAATAACAAATGCACCATTATGAACTGAACcatccctttcaaaaaaaaaaaatgaactgaACCATCAAAATACATTTACATAATTAGATGAAGGAGGGATTCATCTAATAAGGTTATGAGCTTTTTAGCACTTGGGTCTTTGATTGGTTGTTATCCACGGTGATTTTGTTGAGCTACAGactaaagaaagagagaagagcaGAAATTGAAAGTTCAATTCATTTCATCCATGCCAAAAGTGGCTGAAGTTGACAGCATATAAAGTTGAGATATTTCCGTTACAATCGTGGTTGTCAACACGTGGTCAGGGACCACAACAGCTGTACTACATGATGCTGCAACTATTACTTGGGCTACTGTTAATGGGTCTACTACAAAAGATGGGCCTTATGCTACTGCTACTGGACTACTAAGGAAAATAGAAGTAGGTTGATGTGGTGACCGCAACAAGTGCTTCCCCCAGGAAGAGAGCTTGTCCTCAGGCACAAAAGTCAGGGTATCGAGCTGCAATTGATTGTGCATCTTCCCAGGTAGCATCTGCCTCAGGTAAGCCTTCCCAGTGAATTAACCAAGAAACAGCTTGACATCCCTTCTCATTTTGGGCCATGAAAAATTGCGAGAAAGCCGGATTAAGGTTCGGAGATAACCTGAATGACCAGCCTGCAAAGAGGAGTGGAATTCATGTAGGATTTTCGACCGCCATGGAAGTTTCAGGTACAAAAATTTTGCCTTTATGCATCAATCTGCCATTGAGCACAGAGAATTTCTTGTGTGTTGTGGCACCTTGTTTTAGTGAATGAACAATGTGTTGTGCTTCAGGATCACTCAGGCATGCTTTATCAATAAGGGAGATGCTGTCAAAGATTGGAGCGATCACTGTGTTGATAGCAAAAAGCTCATGTCGTCTTGATAAGAGATCCGGTACAGTGTTTTCACTACCAGCCTTGTACTCAATAGTGTAGTTGTAACCCAAAAGCTTTGCTAGCCACTTGTGTTGTGTTGGAGTGGAAATCCTTTGATCTAGGAGATGCTTTAGGGTTTGATGATCAGTAACAATCTTGAAAGTGTTGCCCAAAAGATATGGCCTCCATTTGTCGATGGAATACATTATAGCAAACATTTCCCTGTCGTATGTAGACATTGCTTGATGCTTAGGAGAGAGGGCTTTGCTAAGAAACGCTACAGGATGTTTGTTTTGAGTTAACACGGCACCAATGCCGAGACCACTTGCATCTGTTTCCACTGCAAATGGTTGTGTAAAATCAGGGAGAGCTAATACTGGTGCCGTTGTCACTGCTTGTTTCAAGAGTTCAAATGCTTGTTCAGATGCAGGGGACCAATGAAACCCATTTGACTTGAGCATATCAGCAAGTGGCCTGGCAATCACACTAAAGGATTTCACAAATCTGCGATAATACCCTGTTAAACCGAGAAAACCTCTCAGCCCTTTAATTGTGGTGGGCTTGGGCCAATCCAGAATACATTTGACCTTGCTTGGATCAACTGTCACACCTTTAGCATTAATAACATGTCCCAAATAATGGACTTCCGGCTGAGCAAAAGAACATTTGGACATCTTGACCTTCAAATTGTTAGCCCTCAATAATTGAAAAACAATTTCAAGATGTTGCAGATGGGTATGCAAATCATTGCTATAAATAAGAATGTCATcaaaaaataccaaaacaaactTACGAAGCAATGGCTTGAAGATGTGATTCATTAGGG is a genomic window containing:
- the LOC133738667 gene encoding uncharacterized protein LOC133738667, producing MGSLMAGWKSKSDIYKRNHSLTKEEIEAFWRSNKKPYEKQHIIDGDTIICEGKAATDSKSGKKFEKSSSMPLARSKLEQDQKYFMHGETETMASTTDKLVDNNGWWTRSNWAFLNEPPPSEGAPKTGYASQFHVASSSDPAGSTELALNSSVLLHI